One stretch of Lucilia cuprina isolate Lc7/37 chromosome 6, ASM2204524v1, whole genome shotgun sequence DNA includes these proteins:
- the LOC111682327 gene encoding COP9 signalosome complex subunit 4, with the protein MVITSNTLRSQLMALVNFSGTHKEQADRYRQLLEVVLTNTGNELVDTLKLFVEAIVNEHVSLVISRQILNDVGIQLSKLPDEVSKQVSHFTLDKVQPRVISFEEQVAGIRQHLADIYERNQQWRDAANVLVGIPLETGQKQYTVDYKLETYLKIARLYLEENDSVQAEFYINRASLLQAETQIEELQVLYKVCYARVLDYRRKFIEAAQRYNELSYRTIVDEGERMTALKKALICTVLASAGQQRSRMLATLFKDERCQQLPAYSILEKMYLDRIIRRSELQEFEALLQPHQKAATVDGSSILDRAVFEHNLLSASKLYNNITFIELGALLEIPAAKAENIASQMITEGRMNGHIDQISGIVHFEKREVLPLWDRQIQSLCYQVNSIIEKIAASEPEWMSQTLDEINS; encoded by the exons ATGGTCATAACATCCAATACTTTGCGTAGCCAATTAATGGCTCTGGTAAATTTCTCAGGAACACACAAAGAACAAGCCGACCGGTATAGGCAATTGTTGGAAGTGGTACTCACCAATACCGGCAATGAATTGGTCGATACTTTGAAACTGTTTGTGGAAGCCATAGTCAATGAACACGTTAGTTTAGTTATATCGCGTCAAATTCTAAATGATGTTGGTATACAATTAAGTAAACTACCGGATGAGGTGTCCAAGCAGGTGTCGCATTTTACTTTGGATAAGGTACAACCTAGGGTTatatcttttgaagaacaagTTGCTGGTATACGACAGCATTTGGCTGATATTTACGAACGTAATCAGCAGTGGCGTGATGCAGCCAATGTATTGGTGGGCATTCCTTTGGAAACCGGTCAAAAGCAATATACCGTGGATTATAAGCTGGAGACATATTTGAAGATAGCAAGATTGTATTTGGAAGAAAATGACTCGGTTCAGGCTGAATTTTACATAAATCGTGCTTCGTTATTGCAGGCAGAGACACAAATTGAAGAATTACAG gtTCTCTATAAAGTGTGCTATGCCCGCGTTTTGGACTATCGACGTAAATTTATTGAAGCTGCTCAACGTTACAACGAACTCTCCTATCGCACTATAGTGGATGAGGGTGAACGTATGACCGCCTTAAAAAAGGCTCTTATATGCACCGTTTTAGCCTCGGCTGGTCAACAACGTTCGCGTATGTTGGCTACACTGTTTAAAGATGAACGCTGCCAACAATTACCGGCCTATTCGATTCTGGAGAAAATGTATTTAGATCGTATTATACGTCGTTCAGAATTGCAAGAATTTGAGGCTTTATTACAGCCACATCAAAAAGCTGCCACCGTTGATGGTTCTTCTATTTTGGATCGTGCGGTATTTGAGCATAATCTCTTATCGGCCAGCAAATTGTATAATAATATAACTTTTATTGAATTGGGCGCATTGTTAGAGATACCAGCTGCTAAAGCGGAAAATATTGCCTCACAAATGATAACCGAGGGTCGCATGAATGGTCATATCGATCAGATAAGTGGTAttgtacattttgaaaaacgtGAAGTCTTACCCTTGTGGGATCGTCAAATACAATCTCTGTGCTATCAGGTTAATTCGATTATCGAGAAAATCGCTGCTTCTGAACCCGAATGGATGTCACAGACATTAGATGAAATTAATTCTTAA
- the LOC111682320 gene encoding WD repeat-containing protein 48 homolog, giving the protein MLTHKSCQGGRKKMQVSYVIRDAEEKQHRNGVNAMQLDPNNGKLYSAGRDAIIRVWNSRSESNEKYIQSMEHHNDWVNDIVLCCNGRNLISASCDTTVKVWNAHKGFCMSTLRTHRDYVQALAYAKDREQVASAGLDKAIFLWDVNTLTALTASNNTVTTSSLNGSKDSIYSLAMNPAGTVIVSGSTENILRVWDPRTCIRNMKLRGHTENVRALVVSPDGNQVVSGSSDGTIKIWNLGQQRCVQTIHVHKEGVWSLLMTENFQYIISGSRDRNIVLTELRNPSNSMVVCEEKAPVLSLCFNIDKTGVWATTWNSDIRCWKLPLFDKCTLNSSGGMDAQWTSTGTELACIKGGAAIKKCNVLNDKRHIVTRDTEDNVAIYDALRVVKKEELGKVDFEEEIKKRNKQVYIPNWFTVDLKTGMPTIVLGQDEVDCFSAWVSIEAGLPECSEPQSEIKINYGKLLLEALLEYWTPPHSLPPNEMEQDIRGNGFFQVPKHTPVIFSEVGGRTVCRLLVRDAAGESESTLLHETVPQWVTDVVIEKATPKFLKIPFFLTPHPQMGKPERTKKDRLVANEFIQCRKVCEHVLDKVLGAETTPSGGNASSSSQNSQSDANSEGSQVPAEDRIELWCNDVVVDPNMDLRTVRHFIWKQSTDLTFQYKTKPNFSYDGKL; this is encoded by the exons ATGTTGACACATAAAAGTTGTCAAGGAGGACGCAAAAAAATGCAG gTCTCCTATGTTATACGAGATGCCGAAGAGAAACAACATCGAAATGGTGTCAATGCCATGCAATTGGATCCAAATAATGGTAAACTTTATTCGGCCGGCAGAGATGCCATAATACGTGTGTGGAACTCACGTTCGGAAtcgaatgaaaaatatatacaatcaaTGGAACATCACAACGATTGGGTCAATGATATTGTATTGTGCTGTAATGGCAGAAATT TAATTAGTGCTAGCTGTGATACTACTGTTAAAGTATGGAATGCCCATAAAGGATTCTGTATGTCCACTTTAAGAACACATCGTGATTATGTTCAAGCTTTGGCCTATGCTAAGGATCGTGAACAAGTGGCCAGTGCCGGTTTAGATAAAGCCATCTTCCTGTGGGATGTAAACACCTTAACAGCTTTAACTGCCAGCAACAACACAGTCAcca CCTCTAGTCTTAATGGTTCAAAAGATTCCATTTATAGTTTAGCTATGAATCCGGCCGGCACTGTTATTGTGAGTGGCTCAACAGAGAACATATTAAGAGTATGGGACCCCCGTACTTGTATACGCAATATGAAACTACGTGGTCACACGGAAAATGTGCGCGCTTTAGTAGTTTCGCCGGATGGCAATCAGGTTGTGTCTGGCAGTTCAGATGGTACTATTAAAATATGGAATTTGGGTCAACAGCGTTGTGTACAAACTATCCATGTTCATAAGGAGGGTGTTTGGAGTCTGCTGATGACAGAAAATTTCCAATATATAATCTCGGGCAGTCGAGATCGCAATATTGTTTTAACAGAATTAAGAAATCCTAGCAACTCCATGGTGGTGTGTGAGGAAAAGGCACCAGTATTAagtttgtgttttaatattGACAAAACTGGAGTATGGGCGACAACTTGGAATTCAGATATACGTTGCTGGAAATTGCCACTATTCGATAAATGTACCTTGAATTCAAGCGGTGGTATGGATGCTCAATGGACAAGCACTGGAACTGAATTGGCCTGCATTAAAG GTGGTGCTGCTATTAAGAAATGCAATGTTTTAAACGATAAACGTCATATTGTTACCCGAGATACCGAAGATAATGTTGCTATTTACGATGCTCTGAGAGTGGTTAAAAAGGAAGAATTGGGCAAAGTGGATTTTGAGGAAGAAATAAAGAAACGTAATAAACAAGTGTACATTCCCAACTGGTTTACAGTGGATTTAAAAACTGGC ATGCCCACCATAGTTTTGGGTCAAGATGAAGTTGACTGCTTTTCCGCCTGGGTATCAATAGAAGCTGGTCTTCCTGAATGTTCAGAGCCTCAATCCGAAATAAAA ATCAACTATGGCAAGTTGTTGCTGGAAGCTTTATTGGAATATTGGACACCACCACACAGTTTACCACCCAATGAAATGGAACAGGATATAAGAGGCAATGGATTTTTCCAAGTACCCAAACATACACCAGTTATATTTAg TGAGGTGGGTGGACGTACCGTATGTCGCTTATTGGTGCGAGATGCTGCTGGAGAGAGTGAAAGTACTTTACTGCACGAAACAGTGCCACAATGGGTAACGGATGTCGTAATTGAAAAAGCCACaccgaaatttttaaaaataccctTTTTCCTTACACCACATCCACAAATGGGCAAACCTGAGAGAACCAAAAAG GATCGTTTGGTGGCTAATGAATTTATACAATGCCGTAAAGTATGTGAACATGTTTTAGACAAAGTTTTAGGAGCCGAAACAACACCCAGTGGAGGCAATGCTTCTAGTTCATCACAAAACAGTCAAAGCGATGCCAATTCAGAGGGTTCACAAGTTCCTGCCGAAGACCGCATAGAGCTATGGTGCAATGATGTG gtGGTAGATCCCAACATGGATTTACGTACTGTCAGGCACTTTATATGGAAACAGTCAACCGATCTCACATTCCAGTACAAAACAAAGCCAAATTTTTCATATGATGGAAAACTTTGA
- the LOC111682321 gene encoding protein Vhl, translating into MAVEVSHPSTDQPQQPLLAAQNSLEQTFVFFHNSTQRYVNLYWMDFNGRQDFFTMLKPGAGIKANTFVTHPWIFRDSQTGERMQVKHQDIFWPQLYRVRDPQNRCQWIPCRKLITIHQPVRSLRYTSLWNYAKQIYGNQRVVLEREDIPNILKRDLSNVLKLIEKHQAMGVRGR; encoded by the coding sequence ATGGCTGTTGAGGTATCACATCCCTCAACCGATCAGCCGCAGCAACCACTGTTGGCTGCTCAAAATTCCCTGGaacaaacatttgtattttttcacaaCTCAACACAGCGCTATGTCAATTTGTACTGGATGGACTTTAATGGTCGTCAGGACTTTTTTACCATGCTTAAACCGGGCGCAGGCATTAAGGCAAACACATTTGTTACCCACCCCTGGATATTCCGTGACTCACAGACCGGCGAACGTATGCAGGTAAAACATCAAGATATATTTTGGCCTCAACTTTACAGGGTACGTGATCCACAGAACCGTTGTCAATGGATACCTTGTCGTAAATTGATAACCATACATCAGCCAGTACGTTCATTGCGTTATACCAGTCTGTGGAATTATGCCAAACAAATATATGGAAATCAAAGGGTCGTATTGGAACGGGAAGACATACCAAATATTTTGAAACGTGACTTGAGTAATGTATTGAAGTTAATAGAAAAACATCAAGCAATGGGGGTGAGAGGCAGGTAG